From Numida meleagris isolate 19003 breed g44 Domestic line chromosome 4, NumMel1.0, whole genome shotgun sequence, the proteins below share one genomic window:
- the PLAC8 gene encoding placenta-specific gene 8 protein isoform X2, with protein MASRHVVTIQPGFSASPQPSKWHTGLLDCMSDCSVCICGAFCYPCLSCQVANAMDEFCLCGGSVAMRTLYRTRYNIPGSILGDYYSVLCCPMCSLCQLKRDIDYRKEQRTF; from the exons ATGGCCTCCCGTCACGTGGTGACGATCCAGCCCGGCTTCTCTGCGTCCCCGCAGCCCAGCAAGTGGCACACGGGGCTGCTGGACTGCATGTCTGACTGCAGCGTCT GCATCTGTGGAGCCTTCTGTTATCCCTGCCTGAGCTGCCAGGTGGCCAACGCCATGGATGAGTTCTGCCTGTGCGGTGGCAGCGTGGCCATGCGGACGCTGTACCGCACCCGCTACAACATCCCG GGCTCCATCCTGGGTGACTACTACTCGGTGCTGTGCTGCCCCATGTGCTCTCTCTGCCAGCTGAAGAGAGACATCGACTATAGGAAGGAGCAGCGCACCTTCTG A
- the PLAC8 gene encoding placenta-specific gene 8 protein isoform X1, with translation MENSCSCEAEGRARWSKEGRGLRCGCCGADGCGQREEWVSGRGHSLSVGRDGSREAAAALVAPGSMKPSFQDSLCRAPTMASRHVVTIQPGFSASPQPSKWHTGLLDCMSDCSVCICGAFCYPCLSCQVANAMDEFCLCGGSVAMRTLYRTRYNIPGSILGDYYSVLCCPMCSLCQLKRDIDYRKEQRTF, from the exons ATGGAAAACAGTTGCAGCTGTGAAGCTGAAGGGAGAGCAAGGTGGAGCAAGGAGGGAAGGGGCCTCAGGTGTGGCTGTTGCGGGGCAGATGGGTGCGGGCAGAGGGAGGAGTGGGTGTCGGGTAGAGGCCACAGCCTCTCGGTTGggagggatgggagcagggaagctgcagcagcacttgtGGCCCCAGGGAGCATGAAG CCTTCCTTCCAGGACTCTCTGTGCAGAGCCCCGACCATGGCCTCCCGTCACGTGGTGACGATCCAGCCCGGCTTCTCTGCGTCCCCGCAGCCCAGCAAGTGGCACACGGGGCTGCTGGACTGCATGTCTGACTGCAGCGTCT GCATCTGTGGAGCCTTCTGTTATCCCTGCCTGAGCTGCCAGGTGGCCAACGCCATGGATGAGTTCTGCCTGTGCGGTGGCAGCGTGGCCATGCGGACGCTGTACCGCACCCGCTACAACATCCCG GGCTCCATCCTGGGTGACTACTACTCGGTGCTGTGCTGCCCCATGTGCTCTCTCTGCCAGCTGAAGAGAGACATCGACTATAGGAAGGAGCAGCGCACCTTCTG A
- the LOC110398286 gene encoding placenta-specific gene 8 protein-like isoform X2 translates to MAVPTVVTLQPQAVSVATNARPMWQTGLMDCFTDWGVCCCGLFCFPCLACTVAGDMNECCLCGTSMAMRTLYRTRYNIPGSLCSDCCVSCCCLVCSVCQIKRDINRRRAMGIF, encoded by the exons ATGGCCGTCCCCACCGTGGTgaccctgcagccccaggcgGTGTCCGTGGCCACCAACGCCAGGCCCATGTGGCAGACCGGGCTGATGGATTGCTTCACCGACTGGGGCGTCT GCTGCTGCGGGCTGTTCTGCTTCCCCTGCTTGGCCTGCACGGTGGCCGGCGACATGAACGAGTGCTGCCTCTGCGGGACCAGCATGGCTATGAGGACCTTGTACCGCACCCGCTACAACATCCCG GGCTCCCTCTGCTCTGACTGCTGcgtctcctgctgctgccttgtgtGCTCTGTCTGCCAGATCAAGAGGGACATCAATCGGAGGAGAGCGATGGGCATCTTCTG A
- the LOC110398286 gene encoding uncharacterized protein LOC110398286 isoform X1 codes for MAVPTVVTLQPQAVSVATNARPMWQTGLMDCFTDWGVCCCGLFCFPCLACTVAGDMNECCLCGTSMAMRTLYRTRYNIPVSGARAGRSLLPRLSLSPRHRHTEGTRARLSTLPALPIGDRPRAGSGRTRCALFPLCLRPGKRKISCPPNAGGKPSPLPFCVIISFWQARSVLQPGWPAALRSDHNKETRSDQLSPAFSVPKRVFGRPRS; via the exons ATGGCCGTCCCCACCGTGGTgaccctgcagccccaggcgGTGTCCGTGGCCACCAACGCCAGGCCCATGTGGCAGACCGGGCTGATGGATTGCTTCACCGACTGGGGCGTCT GCTGCTGCGGGCTGTTCTGCTTCCCCTGCTTGGCCTGCACGGTGGCCGGCGACATGAACGAGTGCTGCCTCTGCGGGACCAGCATGGCTATGAGGACCTTGTACCGCACCCGCTACAACATCCCGGTCAGTGGGGCGCGGGCGGGGCGATCCCTTCTCCCCCGTTTGTCTCTCAGTCCCCGGCACAGGCACACGGAGGGGACGCGGGCCAGGCTCAGCACCCTTCCTGCCCTCCCCATCGGGGATCGGCCCCGTGCGGGCAGTGGAAGGACGCGGTGTGCTCTTTTCCCCCTCTGCCTCAGACCGGGAAAACGAAAGATAAGTTGCCCTCCCAATGCCGGTGGTAAGCCATCACCTCTCCCTTTCTGTGTTATCATCTCCTTTTGGCAAGCCCGCTCCGTCCTGCAGCCCGGATGGCCCGCTGCTCTGCGGTCAGACCACAACAAAGAGACGCGGAGTGACCAGCTCAGCCCGGCCTTCTCTGTGCCAAAACGTGTTTTTGGGAGACCCCGCTCCTAA
- the COQ2 gene encoding LOW QUALITY PROTEIN: 4-hydroxybenzoate polyprenyltransferase, mitochondrial (The sequence of the model RefSeq protein was modified relative to this genomic sequence to represent the inferred CDS: deleted 1 base in 1 codon) yields the protein MAVPLLADGTAHAVRRTTAPRRKRFRRRHDGGAAGAAQPGFLPLPRRAPGPGRRRPAAPLPGRPAGAPRPLTFSAAELVRAAPGPLRPYLHLMRLHQPAGTWLLYLPCTWSIGLAAEPGCLPDWHTLCLFGAGAVLMRGAGCTINDMWDRDYDKQVARTAGRPLAAGEISTFQSFVFLGGQLSLALCVLLCLNYYSIILGAASLSLVVTYPLMKRITYWPQLVLGLTFNWGALLGWSAIRGSCEWSVCLPLYFAGVMWTLVYDTIYAHQDKRDDIIIGVKSTALKFKEDTKQWLSGFSTAMVSGLCVAGMNCDQTFPYYSAVAAVGAHLAHQIYTLDIDKPEDCWKKFASNRTVGVLLFIGIVLGNLWKRKDSEAVEEPLESR from the exons ATGGCCGTCCCGCTGCTGGCAGACGGCACGGCGCATGCGGTGCGGCGAACCACAGCGCCCCGCCGGAAGCGCTTCCGGCGACGGCACGATGGCGGCGCTGCTGGCGCGGCTCAGCCGGGCTTCCTGCCGCTTCCGCGCCGTGCGCCCGGCCCTGGCCGCCGCCGCCCTGCCGCTCCGCTGCCCGGCCGCCCCGCC GGCGCCCCGCGGCCTCTCACCTTCTCGGCGGCCGAGCTGGTGCGCGCCGCGCCGGGTCCGCTGCGGCCCTACCTGCACCTGATGCGCCTGCACCAGCCCGCCG GGACGTGGCTGCTGTACTTGCCGTGCACCTGGAGCATCGGGCTGGCGGCTGAGCCGGGCTGCCTGCCTGACTGGCACACGCTGTGTCTGTTCGGCGCCGGAGCAGTCCTGATGCGTGGGGCTGGCTGCACCATCAACGACATGTGGGACCGTGACTACGACAAACAG GTTGCAAGGACAGCAGGAAGACCCCTGGCAGCTGGAGAAATCTCCACTTTTCAGTCCTTCGTTTTCCTTGGTGGACAGCTCAGCCTGGCTCTCTGCGTGCTTCTGTGTCTGAATTACTACAG CATCATCCTGGGAGCAGCCTCCTTGTCTCTTGTGGTCACCTACCCTCTGATGAAGAGAATAACATACTGGCCACAGTTAGTTTTGG GACTTACATTTAACTGGGGAGCCCTCCTTGGCTGGTCTGCCATCCGAGGGTCCTGCGAGTGGTCCGTGTGCCTGCCCTTGTACTTCGCTGGCGTCATGTGGACCCTGGTCTACGACACCATTTATGCTCACCAG GATAAGAGGGACGATATCATTATTGGTGTGAAGTCCACAGCATTGAAATTCAAGGAAGATACGAAGCAGTGGCTCAGCGGCTTCAGCACAGCAATGGTCTCGGGTTTGTGCGTGGCAGGAATGAACTGTGACCAGACTTTCCCCTATTACTCAGCTGTGGCTGCCGTAGGCGCTCACCTAGCACACCAG ATTTACACTTTGGATATAGACAAGCCTGAAGACTGTTGGAAGAAATTTGCTTCAAATCGTACTGTAGGAGTTCTGCTCTTCATAGGGATTGTGCTTGGAAatctctggaaaagaaaagactCTGAGGCTGTAGAAGAGCCTTTAGAAAGCAGGTAG
- the HPSE gene encoding heparanase isoform X3, with protein MLELLLLLLAVPPRQAAELQLGLREPIGAVSPAFLSLTLDASLARDPRFVALLRHPKLRALASGLSPGFLRFGGTSTDFLIFNPNKDSTWEEKVLSELQAKGDVCRTWPSFAVVPELLLTQWPLQEKLLLAEHSWKKHKNTTITRNTLDILHTFASCSGFRLVFGLNALLRRAGLRWDSSNARQLLGYCAQRGYNISWELGNEPNSFRKKSGIYIDGFQLGQDFIHLRQLLSQHPLYQHAELYGPDVGQPRKRTQHLLRSFLKSGGKAIDSVTWHHYYVNGRSATREDFLSPDVLDSFATAVRDVLEDYWLSLLYKRLVGTRVLEVSVERADVRRLRVYLHCTNPQHPKYREGDVTLFALNLYNVTQNLQLPKQLWSKSVDQYLLLPHGKGSILSRPRARDDAGKQACSIPSCLGREVQLNGRLLRMVDDETLPALHEMALAPGSTLGLPAFSYGFYVIRNAKAIACI; from the exons atgctggagctgttgttgctgctgctggctgtgccgCCGAGGCAGGcggcagagctgcagctggggctgcgtGAACCCATCGGGGCGGTAAGCCCAGCCTTCCTCTCTCTCACACTGGACGCCAGCTTGGCCCGTGACCCGCGCTTTGTCGCCCTGCTCAG ACACCCAAAGCTGCGCGCTCTGGCCAGTGGGCTCTCCCCAGGCTTCCTGAGGTTTGGCGGCACCAGTACAGATTTCCTGATCTTCAATCCCAACAAAGATTCGACTTGGGAAGAGAAAGTCCTGTCAGAACTTCAGGCCAAGGGAG ATGTGTGCAGAACATGGCCCAGCTTTGCTGTGgttccagagctgctgctcacccaGTGGCCCCTCCAGGAGAAACTGCTCCTTGCTGAACATTCctggaaaaagcacaaaaacaccACCATTACAA GGAACACGCTGGACATCCTGCACACGTTTGCCAGCTGCTCAGGCTTCCGCCTGGTGTTTGGGCTGAACGCACTGCTGCGCAGGGCCGGCCTGCGGTGGGACAGCTCCAAcgccaggcagctgctgggctaCTGTGCACAGCGTGGCTACAACATCTCCTGGGAACTGGGCAACG AGCCCaacagcttcaggaaaaaatcGGGCATCTACATCGATGGCTTCCAGTTGGGACAGGATTTCATCCACCTGCGACAGCTCCTGAGCCAGCACCCCCTGTACCAACATGCTGAGCTGTATGGCCCAGACGTGGGGCAGCCTCGCAAGCGCACCCAGCACCTGCTCAGAAG CTTCCTGAAATCCGGAGGAAAGGCGATTGACTCTGTCACCTGGCACCA CTACTATGTGAATGGTCGAAGTGCAACAAGGGAGGATTTCCTGAGCCCTGACGTGCTGGACTCCTTTGCCACAGCCGTGCGTGATGTCCTGGAG GACTACTGGCTGTCGCTGCTGTACAAGAGGCTGGTGGGCACCCGGGTACTGGAGGTCAGCGTGGAGCGAGCGGATGTGCGGCGCCTGCGGGTCTACCTGCACTGCACCAACCCCCAGCA CCCCAAATACCGGGAAGGAGATGTGACGCTGTTTGCCTTGAACCTCTACAATGTGACCCAGAACTTGCAGCTGCCTAAGCAGTTGTGGAGTAAGAGCGTGGATCAGtacctgctgctgccccacggCAAGGGCAGCATCCTGTCCAG ACCCAGAGCCAGAGATGATGCTGGCAAGCAGGCCTGCAGCATCCCATCATGCCTCGGCAGGGAGGTGCAGCTGAACGGCCGCCTACTGCGGATGGTGGACGATGAGACGCTCCCTGCACTGCATGAGATGGCCCTTGCCCCTGGCAGCACACTTGGCCTGCCAGCCTTCTCCTACGGTTTCTACGTGATCAGGAACGCTAAGGCTATTGCTTGCATTTGA
- the HPSE gene encoding heparanase isoform X4, translating to MLELLLLLLAVPPRQAAELQLGLREPIGAVSPAFLSLTLDASLARDPRFVALLRHPKLRALASGLSPGFLRFGGTSTDFLIFNPNKDSTWEEKVLSELQAKGDVCRTWPSFAVVPELLLTQWPLQEKLLLAEHSWKKHKNTTITRNTLDILHTFASCSGFRLVFGLNALLRRAGLRWDSSNARQLLGYCAQRGYNISWELGNEPNSFRKKSGIYIDGFQLGQDFIHLRQLLSQHPLYQHAELYGPDVGQPRKRTQHLLRSFLKSGGKAIDSVTWHHYYVNGRSATREDFLSPDVLDSFATAVRDVLEDYWLSLLYKRLVGTRVLEVSVERADVRRLRVYLHCTNPQHPKYREGDVTLFALNLYNVTQNLQLPKQLWSKSVDQYLLLPHGKGSILSREVQLNGRLLRMVDDETLPALHEMALAPGSTLGLPAFSYGFYVIRNAKAIACI from the exons atgctggagctgttgttgctgctgctggctgtgccgCCGAGGCAGGcggcagagctgcagctggggctgcgtGAACCCATCGGGGCGGTAAGCCCAGCCTTCCTCTCTCTCACACTGGACGCCAGCTTGGCCCGTGACCCGCGCTTTGTCGCCCTGCTCAG ACACCCAAAGCTGCGCGCTCTGGCCAGTGGGCTCTCCCCAGGCTTCCTGAGGTTTGGCGGCACCAGTACAGATTTCCTGATCTTCAATCCCAACAAAGATTCGACTTGGGAAGAGAAAGTCCTGTCAGAACTTCAGGCCAAGGGAG ATGTGTGCAGAACATGGCCCAGCTTTGCTGTGgttccagagctgctgctcacccaGTGGCCCCTCCAGGAGAAACTGCTCCTTGCTGAACATTCctggaaaaagcacaaaaacaccACCATTACAA GGAACACGCTGGACATCCTGCACACGTTTGCCAGCTGCTCAGGCTTCCGCCTGGTGTTTGGGCTGAACGCACTGCTGCGCAGGGCCGGCCTGCGGTGGGACAGCTCCAAcgccaggcagctgctgggctaCTGTGCACAGCGTGGCTACAACATCTCCTGGGAACTGGGCAACG AGCCCaacagcttcaggaaaaaatcGGGCATCTACATCGATGGCTTCCAGTTGGGACAGGATTTCATCCACCTGCGACAGCTCCTGAGCCAGCACCCCCTGTACCAACATGCTGAGCTGTATGGCCCAGACGTGGGGCAGCCTCGCAAGCGCACCCAGCACCTGCTCAGAAG CTTCCTGAAATCCGGAGGAAAGGCGATTGACTCTGTCACCTGGCACCA CTACTATGTGAATGGTCGAAGTGCAACAAGGGAGGATTTCCTGAGCCCTGACGTGCTGGACTCCTTTGCCACAGCCGTGCGTGATGTCCTGGAG GACTACTGGCTGTCGCTGCTGTACAAGAGGCTGGTGGGCACCCGGGTACTGGAGGTCAGCGTGGAGCGAGCGGATGTGCGGCGCCTGCGGGTCTACCTGCACTGCACCAACCCCCAGCA CCCCAAATACCGGGAAGGAGATGTGACGCTGTTTGCCTTGAACCTCTACAATGTGACCCAGAACTTGCAGCTGCCTAAGCAGTTGTGGAGTAAGAGCGTGGATCAGtacctgctgctgccccacggCAAGGGCAGCATCCTGTCCAG GGAGGTGCAGCTGAACGGCCGCCTACTGCGGATGGTGGACGATGAGACGCTCCCTGCACTGCATGAGATGGCCCTTGCCCCTGGCAGCACACTTGGCCTGCCAGCCTTCTCCTACGGTTTCTACGTGATCAGGAACGCTAAGGCTATTGCTTGCATTTGA
- the HPSE gene encoding heparanase isoform X2: protein MLELLLLLLAVPPRQAAELQLGLREPIGAVSPAFLSLTLDASLARDPRFVALLRHPKLRALASGLSPGFLRFGGTSTDFLIFNPNKDSTWEEKVLSELQAKGDVCRTWPSFAVVPELLLTQWPLQEKLLLAEHSWKKHKNTTITRNTLDILHTFASCSGFRLVFGLNALLRRAGLRWDSSNARQLLGYCAQRGYNISWELGNEPNSFRKKSGIYIDGFQLGQDFIHLRQLLSQHPLYQHAELYGPDVGQPRKRTQHLLRSFLKSGGKAIDSVTWHHYYVNGRSATREDFLSPDVLDSFATAVRDVLEIVEATVPGKKVWLGETSSAYGGGAPQLSNTYVAGFMWLDKLGLAARRGIDVVMRQVFFGAGSYHLVDASFEPLPDYWLSLLYKRLVGTRVLEVSVERADVRRLRVYLHCTNPQHPKYREGDVTLFALNLYNVTQNLQLPKQLWSKSVDQYLLLPHGKGSILSREVQLNGRLLRMVDDETLPALHEMALAPGSTLGLPAFSYGFYVIRNAKAIACI, encoded by the exons atgctggagctgttgttgctgctgctggctgtgccgCCGAGGCAGGcggcagagctgcagctggggctgcgtGAACCCATCGGGGCGGTAAGCCCAGCCTTCCTCTCTCTCACACTGGACGCCAGCTTGGCCCGTGACCCGCGCTTTGTCGCCCTGCTCAG ACACCCAAAGCTGCGCGCTCTGGCCAGTGGGCTCTCCCCAGGCTTCCTGAGGTTTGGCGGCACCAGTACAGATTTCCTGATCTTCAATCCCAACAAAGATTCGACTTGGGAAGAGAAAGTCCTGTCAGAACTTCAGGCCAAGGGAG ATGTGTGCAGAACATGGCCCAGCTTTGCTGTGgttccagagctgctgctcacccaGTGGCCCCTCCAGGAGAAACTGCTCCTTGCTGAACATTCctggaaaaagcacaaaaacaccACCATTACAA GGAACACGCTGGACATCCTGCACACGTTTGCCAGCTGCTCAGGCTTCCGCCTGGTGTTTGGGCTGAACGCACTGCTGCGCAGGGCCGGCCTGCGGTGGGACAGCTCCAAcgccaggcagctgctgggctaCTGTGCACAGCGTGGCTACAACATCTCCTGGGAACTGGGCAACG AGCCCaacagcttcaggaaaaaatcGGGCATCTACATCGATGGCTTCCAGTTGGGACAGGATTTCATCCACCTGCGACAGCTCCTGAGCCAGCACCCCCTGTACCAACATGCTGAGCTGTATGGCCCAGACGTGGGGCAGCCTCGCAAGCGCACCCAGCACCTGCTCAGAAG CTTCCTGAAATCCGGAGGAAAGGCGATTGACTCTGTCACCTGGCACCA CTACTATGTGAATGGTCGAAGTGCAACAAGGGAGGATTTCCTGAGCCCTGACGTGCTGGACTCCTTTGCCACAGCCGTGCGTGATGTCCTGGAG ATTGTGGAAGCAACAGTGCCCGGCAAGAAAGTATGGCTGGGTGAGACCAGCTCAGCATATGGTGGGGGGGCCCCCCAGCTCTCCAACACCTATGTGGCCGGCTTCAT GTGGCTGGACaagctggggctggcagcccgGCGTGGCATCGACGTGGTGATGAGGCAGGTCTTCTTCGGTGCTGGCAGCTATCACCTGGTGGATGCCAGCTTTGAGCCCTTGCCG GACTACTGGCTGTCGCTGCTGTACAAGAGGCTGGTGGGCACCCGGGTACTGGAGGTCAGCGTGGAGCGAGCGGATGTGCGGCGCCTGCGGGTCTACCTGCACTGCACCAACCCCCAGCA CCCCAAATACCGGGAAGGAGATGTGACGCTGTTTGCCTTGAACCTCTACAATGTGACCCAGAACTTGCAGCTGCCTAAGCAGTTGTGGAGTAAGAGCGTGGATCAGtacctgctgctgccccacggCAAGGGCAGCATCCTGTCCAG GGAGGTGCAGCTGAACGGCCGCCTACTGCGGATGGTGGACGATGAGACGCTCCCTGCACTGCATGAGATGGCCCTTGCCCCTGGCAGCACACTTGGCCTGCCAGCCTTCTCCTACGGTTTCTACGTGATCAGGAACGCTAAGGCTATTGCTTGCATTTGA
- the HPSE gene encoding heparanase isoform X1 — protein sequence MLELLLLLLAVPPRQAAELQLGLREPIGAVSPAFLSLTLDASLARDPRFVALLRHPKLRALASGLSPGFLRFGGTSTDFLIFNPNKDSTWEEKVLSELQAKGDVCRTWPSFAVVPELLLTQWPLQEKLLLAEHSWKKHKNTTITRNTLDILHTFASCSGFRLVFGLNALLRRAGLRWDSSNARQLLGYCAQRGYNISWELGNEPNSFRKKSGIYIDGFQLGQDFIHLRQLLSQHPLYQHAELYGPDVGQPRKRTQHLLRSFLKSGGKAIDSVTWHHYYVNGRSATREDFLSPDVLDSFATAVRDVLEIVEATVPGKKVWLGETSSAYGGGAPQLSNTYVAGFMWLDKLGLAARRGIDVVMRQVFFGAGSYHLVDASFEPLPDYWLSLLYKRLVGTRVLEVSVERADVRRLRVYLHCTNPQHPKYREGDVTLFALNLYNVTQNLQLPKQLWSKSVDQYLLLPHGKGSILSRPRARDDAGKQACSIPSCLGREVQLNGRLLRMVDDETLPALHEMALAPGSTLGLPAFSYGFYVIRNAKAIACI from the exons atgctggagctgttgttgctgctgctggctgtgccgCCGAGGCAGGcggcagagctgcagctggggctgcgtGAACCCATCGGGGCGGTAAGCCCAGCCTTCCTCTCTCTCACACTGGACGCCAGCTTGGCCCGTGACCCGCGCTTTGTCGCCCTGCTCAG ACACCCAAAGCTGCGCGCTCTGGCCAGTGGGCTCTCCCCAGGCTTCCTGAGGTTTGGCGGCACCAGTACAGATTTCCTGATCTTCAATCCCAACAAAGATTCGACTTGGGAAGAGAAAGTCCTGTCAGAACTTCAGGCCAAGGGAG ATGTGTGCAGAACATGGCCCAGCTTTGCTGTGgttccagagctgctgctcacccaGTGGCCCCTCCAGGAGAAACTGCTCCTTGCTGAACATTCctggaaaaagcacaaaaacaccACCATTACAA GGAACACGCTGGACATCCTGCACACGTTTGCCAGCTGCTCAGGCTTCCGCCTGGTGTTTGGGCTGAACGCACTGCTGCGCAGGGCCGGCCTGCGGTGGGACAGCTCCAAcgccaggcagctgctgggctaCTGTGCACAGCGTGGCTACAACATCTCCTGGGAACTGGGCAACG AGCCCaacagcttcaggaaaaaatcGGGCATCTACATCGATGGCTTCCAGTTGGGACAGGATTTCATCCACCTGCGACAGCTCCTGAGCCAGCACCCCCTGTACCAACATGCTGAGCTGTATGGCCCAGACGTGGGGCAGCCTCGCAAGCGCACCCAGCACCTGCTCAGAAG CTTCCTGAAATCCGGAGGAAAGGCGATTGACTCTGTCACCTGGCACCA CTACTATGTGAATGGTCGAAGTGCAACAAGGGAGGATTTCCTGAGCCCTGACGTGCTGGACTCCTTTGCCACAGCCGTGCGTGATGTCCTGGAG ATTGTGGAAGCAACAGTGCCCGGCAAGAAAGTATGGCTGGGTGAGACCAGCTCAGCATATGGTGGGGGGGCCCCCCAGCTCTCCAACACCTATGTGGCCGGCTTCAT GTGGCTGGACaagctggggctggcagcccgGCGTGGCATCGACGTGGTGATGAGGCAGGTCTTCTTCGGTGCTGGCAGCTATCACCTGGTGGATGCCAGCTTTGAGCCCTTGCCG GACTACTGGCTGTCGCTGCTGTACAAGAGGCTGGTGGGCACCCGGGTACTGGAGGTCAGCGTGGAGCGAGCGGATGTGCGGCGCCTGCGGGTCTACCTGCACTGCACCAACCCCCAGCA CCCCAAATACCGGGAAGGAGATGTGACGCTGTTTGCCTTGAACCTCTACAATGTGACCCAGAACTTGCAGCTGCCTAAGCAGTTGTGGAGTAAGAGCGTGGATCAGtacctgctgctgccccacggCAAGGGCAGCATCCTGTCCAG ACCCAGAGCCAGAGATGATGCTGGCAAGCAGGCCTGCAGCATCCCATCATGCCTCGGCAGGGAGGTGCAGCTGAACGGCCGCCTACTGCGGATGGTGGACGATGAGACGCTCCCTGCACTGCATGAGATGGCCCTTGCCCCTGGCAGCACACTTGGCCTGCCAGCCTTCTCCTACGGTTTCTACGTGATCAGGAACGCTAAGGCTATTGCTTGCATTTGA